In Allocoprobacillus halotolerans, a genomic segment contains:
- a CDS encoding beta-N-acetylhexosaminidase family protein — MKKDSHYLEVDNDVIGILGDDSDSVYYCLGTLDEIFDQSANKTVRNLSIEDYADSKLRGFIEGYYGIPWSHQDRQSLMEFGGQFKMNTYIFAPKDDPYHNQKWRELYPEKELNMLKELVNKGKETKVEFTWAIHPLMNDAINFKDEEKYQKDLKDVENKLEQLYSIGVRQFGISADDISGSFNPEHHRRLLTDVYKWLQTKKDKTELIFVPTIYNTGFLTWGKGYLTTLTKDLPKDIHIMWTGEVVLGRVEQKTIDKFKELTEHNNDGGFNPFFWLNWPVNDINNKRLIMSPATVVDNNVTHLDGVVTNPMQQAEASKISLFSIADYAWNTQDFDSDKSWSDSFKYIDTNASEELKEIAKHLCDPSSEFQVLPESEEFVGIFKEFDRCLKEGKDISKVADLLIQKYQTINQSVDNFKVKANNKKLLSEMEPWLNSLRDISESSIQFLNIYKKLEAGNVDESIWDDFKIANNILARSATYVVHNLKGDDIVESGTKRLLPFVNKMASDLNNKVFASVEALEKEGHQVFNPAYTELMYLIKNPISLDACLKNVDNNSNQYLEIKSIYEKYQNSLSEANDLIYQDAPKEKVKEQINIIRGYQKEIIASLSQPKLTDQGSKSNGDLKNIYDKNDNTYVWYDKINNIDTVMNFDFGNKLSFKSMNINAYKWNPMPENVHIEYLKDGQWVEACVIEQLLVGNNTITFDKPIETSQMRIHLKPGENNKAEDILIKEVSFEKENIKIEAHPITKEWMTKFKSLDTNKYTPKSLELLNLSIKDLSIFDSLIDKNENLKNELITKIQKNYQNLNLSGDKNTVAKKIVELKQIDKSKYTKESYANIEVAIRNLEKIMDESYTATVKQVNNAIEYANNAISLLVKQPHLDDNKDKVSKGQIDQSKVPNNQVNQDKTSNSQSNHKRTDDNITTSKKPVNTSDQTSIYLIAGLSLTSLLVGFILLFKIKKES, encoded by the coding sequence TTGAAAAAAGATTCTCATTATTTAGAAGTAGATAATGATGTAATTGGAATATTAGGTGATGATAGTGATAGTGTTTATTATTGTCTAGGAACTTTAGATGAAATTTTTGATCAAAGTGCGAATAAGACAGTTAGAAATTTAAGTATTGAAGACTATGCAGATTCTAAATTAAGAGGATTTATTGAAGGTTATTATGGGATTCCATGGTCACATCAAGATCGTCAATCATTAATGGAATTTGGAGGTCAATTTAAAATGAATACTTATATTTTTGCTCCAAAAGATGATCCTTATCATAATCAAAAATGGCGTGAATTATATCCTGAAAAGGAATTAAATATGTTAAAGGAATTAGTTAATAAAGGAAAAGAAACTAAAGTTGAATTTACTTGGGCAATACATCCTTTGATGAATGATGCTATTAATTTTAAAGATGAAGAAAAATATCAAAAAGATTTAAAAGATGTTGAAAATAAATTAGAACAATTATATAGCATTGGTGTTCGTCAATTTGGAATTTCTGCTGATGATATTTCAGGTTCGTTTAATCCTGAGCATCATCGTCGTTTACTAACTGATGTTTATAAATGGTTACAAACAAAGAAAGATAAGACAGAATTAATATTTGTACCAACTATTTATAATACTGGTTTTTTAACTTGGGGTAAAGGTTATTTAACAACACTAACAAAAGACTTACCTAAAGATATTCATATTATGTGGACTGGTGAAGTCGTTTTAGGAAGAGTAGAACAAAAAACAATAGATAAATTTAAAGAATTAACTGAACATAATAATGATGGTGGTTTCAATCCTTTCTTTTGGTTGAACTGGCCAGTTAATGATATTAATAACAAACGTTTGATTATGTCTCCAGCAACAGTAGTTGATAATAACGTTACTCATCTAGATGGGGTAGTAACGAATCCAATGCAACAAGCAGAAGCTTCGAAAATATCATTATTCTCAATTGCTGATTATGCATGGAATACTCAAGATTTTGATAGTGATAAATCCTGGTCTGATAGTTTTAAATATATAGATACAAACGCAAGTGAAGAATTAAAGGAAATTGCAAAGCATTTATGTGATCCATCAAGTGAGTTTCAAGTATTACCTGAATCAGAAGAATTTGTAGGTATCTTTAAAGAGTTTGATCGTTGTCTTAAAGAAGGTAAAGATATTAGCAAAGTAGCTGATCTGTTAATTCAAAAATATCAAACAATTAATCAAAGTGTTGATAATTTTAAAGTTAAGGCTAATAATAAAAAATTATTAAGTGAAATGGAACCATGGTTAAATTCTTTAAGAGATATTAGTGAATCTAGTATTCAATTTTTAAATATTTATAAAAAATTAGAAGCTGGAAATGTTGATGAAAGTATTTGGGATGACTTTAAAATAGCAAATAATATTCTTGCTAGATCTGCTACTTATGTTGTTCATAATTTAAAAGGTGATGATATTGTTGAATCTGGTACTAAACGTTTATTACCATTTGTAAATAAAATGGCGAGTGATCTAAATAATAAAGTCTTTGCTAGTGTTGAAGCGCTAGAAAAAGAAGGGCATCAAGTATTTAATCCAGCATATACAGAGTTAATGTATTTAATTAAAAATCCAATTTCTTTAGATGCTTGTTTAAAAAATGTAGATAATAATTCAAATCAATACTTAGAAATAAAATCTATTTATGAAAAATATCAAAATAGTTTAAGTGAAGCGAATGATTTAATATATCAAGACGCACCAAAAGAAAAAGTGAAAGAACAAATAAATATTATTAGAGGATATCAAAAAGAGATTATTGCATCATTAAGTCAACCAAAATTAACTGATCAAGGAAGTAAAAGTAATGGGGATTTAAAAAATATTTATGATAAAAATGATAATACATATGTTTGGTATGATAAGATTAATAATATTGATACAGTAATGAATTTTGATTTTGGTAATAAGTTATCTTTCAAATCAATGAATATCAATGCTTATAAATGGAATCCGATGCCAGAAAATGTTCATATTGAGTATTTAAAAGATGGGCAATGGGTTGAAGCTTGTGTAATTGAGCAATTACTTGTTGGTAATAATACTATAACATTTGATAAACCGATTGAAACTTCACAAATGAGAATACATTTAAAACCAGGTGAAAATAATAAAGCTGAAGATATTCTTATTAAGGAAGTATCATTTGAAAAAGAAAATATAAAAATTGAAGCTCATCCTATAACAAAAGAATGGATGACAAAATTTAAATCATTAGATACTAACAAATATACACCAAAGAGTTTAGAATTATTAAATTTATCAATTAAAGACTTAAGTATTTTTGATAGCTTAATTGATAAAAATGAAAATTTAAAGAATGAACTTATAACTAAAATTCAAAAAAACTATCAAAACTTAAATTTATCAGGAGATAAAAATACTGTTGCTAAAAAAATAGTAGAACTAAAACAAATCGATAAATCAAAATATACAAAAGAAAGCTATGCTAATATTGAAGTAGCTATACGTAATTTAGAAAAAATTATGGACGAATCATACACAGCAACAGTTAAACAAGTTAATAATGCAATTGAATATGCTAACAATGCTATTTCATTATTAGTAAAACAACCTCATCTTGATGACAATAAGGATAAAGTATCAAAAGGTCAAATTGATCAAAGTAAAGTGCCAAATAATCAAGTAAATCAAGATAAGACATCAAATAGTCAAAGCAATCATAAGAGAACTGATGATAATATCACAACATCAAAAAAACCTGTAAATACTAGTGATCAAACTTCTATTTATTTGATAGCGGGGCTTTCTTTAACTTCTTTATTAGTAGGGTTCATTTTACTATTTAAAATAAAGAAAGAATCTTAA
- a CDS encoding metallophosphoesterase — translation MITPKHLKKIVNDDYRLIVISDIHGHLDRLRSLLKKVHYTPEDYLVILGDFVEKGDQVRETIAYIKKLDENERTFVLMGNCEWAIDALLTIPELAGEIPKYLKRVSSNGCIREAYQKLHLADGSETMLGIQRKIAEYLKEEEIIFLICL, via the coding sequence ATGATAACTCCAAAACATTTAAAAAAGATAGTTAATGATGATTATCGTCTGATTGTTATTAGTGATATACATGGACATTTAGATAGATTAAGAAGTTTATTAAAAAAGGTGCATTATACACCAGAAGATTATCTTGTTATTTTAGGTGACTTTGTGGAAAAAGGAGATCAGGTAAGAGAAACAATTGCTTATATAAAAAAGTTGGATGAAAATGAAAGAACATTTGTATTAATGGGAAATTGTGAATGGGCAATTGACGCATTGTTAACAATTCCAGAGTTGGCAGGAGAAATACCAAAATATTTAAAACGTGTTTCAAGTAATGGGTGTATTAGAGAAGCTTATCAAAAACTTCATCTTGCTGATGGAAGTGAAACAATGTTAGGTATACAAAGAAAAATTGCAGAGTATTTAAAAGAGGAGGAGATTATATTTCTCATTTGCCTGTAA